A part of Candidatus Deferrimicrobium borealis genomic DNA contains:
- the tolB gene encoding Tol-Pal system beta propeller repeat protein TolB, protein MKRSICATAGAFLLALSLFPSTAFSVLYIDINAPGGKRMPIAVADVALGRGDPSLSRDIPKILSDDLALTDLFDLVPPTAHMETVTGAHFSGRPLSFPGWKMIGAEAVVIGLADVRGDQLSLEMRLYDATQGTLLLGKRYTGTPNQLRSIVHRFANEIVYTFTGVRGVFGTEIAFTARSGKSRGKELYIVGMDGQDLRKVTDNRSFNLFPRWSPDGQWLAYTSFRTGSPAVYLRNVSTGAEKEVVRTGGSKAPGGFSPDGVWLYAGVSQSGNSDIYRVRVVGGASEKVVEGWGLDVSPAPSPDGRRIAFVSDRGGSPQIYVKTIGVAGETRISTGAGYATSPSWSPAGDRIAYTARSGGRFLVATVAPDGSGFREVASATDGDCEDPSFSPDGRSLVYTYRKRDYSALKIISLDGRRQRTLVSGLEDAGSPAWSPGR, encoded by the coding sequence GTGAAGCGATCGATCTGCGCGACGGCGGGAGCGTTCCTCCTCGCGCTCTCCCTGTTCCCGTCCACGGCGTTCTCCGTCCTCTACATCGACATCAACGCCCCCGGCGGGAAGCGGATGCCGATCGCGGTGGCGGACGTCGCCCTGGGCAGGGGCGATCCGTCCCTCTCCCGCGATATCCCGAAGATCCTCTCCGACGACCTCGCCCTCACCGACCTGTTCGACCTGGTCCCGCCGACGGCCCACATGGAGACGGTGACGGGGGCCCACTTCTCCGGCAGGCCGCTGTCGTTCCCCGGATGGAAGATGATCGGCGCCGAGGCGGTGGTCATCGGCCTGGCCGATGTGCGGGGCGACCAGCTCTCGCTCGAGATGCGTCTCTACGACGCCACGCAGGGAACGCTCCTTCTCGGGAAGCGGTACACCGGCACCCCGAACCAGCTCCGTTCCATCGTGCACCGGTTCGCCAACGAGATCGTGTACACCTTCACCGGGGTCCGGGGCGTCTTCGGGACCGAGATCGCGTTCACCGCCCGCTCGGGGAAGTCCCGGGGGAAGGAACTGTACATCGTCGGGATGGACGGGCAGGATCTGCGCAAGGTGACGGACAACCGGAGCTTCAACCTCTTTCCCCGCTGGTCTCCCGACGGGCAATGGCTGGCGTACACCTCGTTCCGGACCGGCTCGCCCGCCGTCTACCTGCGCAACGTCTCGACCGGGGCGGAGAAGGAGGTCGTCCGGACCGGCGGGTCGAAGGCCCCCGGGGGGTTCTCTCCCGACGGGGTGTGGCTCTACGCGGGCGTGAGCCAGTCCGGCAATTCCGACATCTACCGGGTACGGGTGGTCGGAGGCGCATCGGAAAAGGTGGTGGAAGGGTGGGGGCTCGACGTCTCCCCCGCGCCGTCCCCCGACGGGCGGCGGATCGCCTTCGTCTCCGACCGCGGCGGTTCCCCGCAAATCTACGTGAAGACGATCGGCGTCGCGGGAGAGACGCGGATCTCCACCGGGGCAGGCTACGCCACGTCGCCGTCCTGGTCCCCCGCGGGAGACCGGATCGCTTACACCGCCCGGTCCGGTGGGCGGTTCCTCGTGGCGACCGTCGCACCCGACGGATCCGGGTTCCGGGAAGTCGCATCCGCGACGGATGGCGACTGCGAAGACCCGTCCTTTTCCCCCGATGGCCGCTCCCTGGTTTACACGTACAGGAAAAGGGACTATTCTGCCCTTAAAATCATCTCGTTGGATGGTCGGAGGCAACGGACACTCGTTTCCGGCCTTGAGGACGCCGGTTCACCCGCCTGGTCCCCCGGACGGTAG
- a CDS encoding TonB C-terminal domain-containing protein, with amino-acid sequence MLALSVAAHMALAMGGLVVLPWFGTPLRLEPVAVVDLIGGGEFRQEAGKPPEPTQAARETVEPAPRERTASAHPPVKREKAPKAAPDDYVPAKQRAADAAALSERLRKMREARAGSEAIRGAVEERRSEAAARAAVRSVGERVAHRIEAPPPVRPGAREGAGGGGGAQGSVRLSPELSDYFRRLEESVRNSWVLPGALVRDAGKLVVELRIVIEKDGRVSAQRIERGSGNTYFDDSVLRAIRKASPLPVPPEQLRGGEDHYEVGFRFHGGAR; translated from the coding sequence ATGCTCGCCCTCTCGGTGGCGGCCCACATGGCGCTGGCGATGGGGGGGCTTGTCGTTCTCCCCTGGTTCGGGACCCCTCTGCGCCTCGAGCCGGTGGCCGTGGTGGACCTGATCGGCGGTGGAGAGTTCCGCCAGGAAGCGGGGAAGCCCCCGGAGCCGACGCAGGCGGCCAGGGAGACCGTTGAGCCGGCGCCCAGGGAGCGGACGGCGTCCGCGCATCCCCCGGTGAAGCGCGAAAAGGCGCCGAAGGCCGCTCCCGACGACTACGTCCCGGCGAAGCAGCGGGCCGCCGACGCGGCGGCGCTGAGCGAGCGGCTGCGGAAGATGCGGGAGGCCCGCGCCGGATCGGAGGCGATCCGGGGGGCGGTGGAGGAGCGCCGGAGCGAGGCGGCGGCGCGCGCGGCCGTGCGCAGCGTGGGAGAGCGCGTTGCCCACCGGATCGAGGCTCCCCCGCCCGTGCGGCCCGGCGCGCGCGAGGGCGCCGGCGGCGGCGGGGGGGCGCAGGGATCCGTTCGGCTTTCCCCGGAACTGAGCGACTATTTCCGCCGGCTCGAGGAGAGTGTCCGGAACAGCTGGGTCCTCCCCGGGGCGCTGGTGCGCGACGCGGGGAAACTCGTGGTGGAGCTGCGGATCGTGATCGAAAAGGACGGCCGTGTGTCCGCGCAGCGGATCGAGCGGGGTTCCGGGAACACCTACTTCGACGACTCCGTGCTGCGCGCCATCCGGAAGGCGAGCCCTCTCCCGGTTCCCCCGGAACAGCTGCGGGGCGGGGAGGATCATTACGAGGTGGGATTCCGGTTCCACGGGGGTGCGAGGTGA
- the tolR gene encoding protein TolR, which produces MSSSGRAGDRRVMADINVTPLVDVMLVLLIIFMVTAPMLTQGVDVNLPQASAKALRSDEERLIITVDANSRVFVGKQPVEFNRLGGALREIVARRTDRQVYFRADRSVPYGFVVKVIAEVRNSGIEKLGMVTEPLER; this is translated from the coding sequence ATGAGCTCTTCCGGCCGCGCCGGGGACCGAAGGGTCATGGCGGATATCAACGTCACGCCGCTGGTCGACGTGATGCTCGTCCTCCTCATCATCTTCATGGTCACCGCCCCCATGCTCACCCAGGGGGTCGACGTCAACCTGCCGCAGGCGAGCGCGAAGGCGCTGCGCAGCGACGAGGAGCGACTGATCATCACCGTGGACGCCAACAGCCGCGTCTTCGTCGGGAAGCAGCCCGTCGAGTTCAACCGCTTGGGGGGCGCTCTCCGGGAGATCGTCGCCCGGCGGACCGACCGTCAGGTGTATTTCCGCGCCGACCGCTCCGTCCCGTACGGGTTCGTGGTGAAGGTCATCGCGGAGGTCCGAAACTCCGGGATCGAAAAACTTGGCATGGTCACCGAACCGCTCGAGCGGTAA
- the tolQ gene encoding protein TolQ, which translates to MIVPVELVLPVLPLTAGVFDTQVLKHVMLAGPIVKLVLVLLIGFSVVSWAIIFLKVRLFKGIERNQAGFARAFAEGKSLSVLYEQAEKGEKSPLTEVFRAGYLELNRIQRERGEAARGEASQGGRTSPFPVENVQRAMYKTTHEQVGGMEALLPFLATTGSATPFIGLFGTVWGIMNAFSGIATTGNASLATVAPGIAEALVATAAGLGAAIPSVIAYNYFLTRIRSIHTRIDSFTSEFINFLERKVDKG; encoded by the coding sequence TTGATCGTTCCCGTGGAGCTGGTTTTGCCCGTTCTCCCTCTGACGGCGGGGGTTTTCGACACCCAGGTGTTGAAGCACGTCATGCTGGCGGGGCCCATCGTCAAGCTTGTCCTGGTGCTCCTGATCGGCTTCTCCGTGGTCTCCTGGGCCATCATTTTCCTCAAGGTCCGGCTCTTCAAGGGGATCGAGCGGAACCAGGCGGGATTCGCCCGCGCCTTCGCCGAGGGGAAAAGCCTGTCCGTGCTCTACGAGCAGGCCGAAAAGGGGGAAAAATCCCCCCTCACCGAGGTATTCCGCGCGGGGTATCTCGAGTTGAACCGGATCCAGCGGGAGCGGGGCGAGGCGGCCCGCGGCGAGGCGTCGCAGGGCGGACGCACGTCTCCCTTTCCCGTCGAGAACGTCCAGCGTGCGATGTACAAGACGACCCATGAACAAGTGGGGGGCATGGAGGCTCTCCTTCCCTTTCTCGCCACCACCGGCAGCGCCACGCCGTTCATCGGCCTCTTCGGCACCGTGTGGGGGATCATGAACGCCTTCTCCGGCATCGCCACCACGGGAAACGCCTCGCTGGCCACCGTCGCTCCCGGCATCGCCGAGGCCCTCGTCGCCACCGCGGCGGGACTTGGCGCGGCCATCCCGTCCGTCATCGCCTACAACTACTTCCTGACCCGCATCCGGTCGATCCACACCCGGATCGACAGCTTCACGTCCGAATTCATCAACTTCCTCGAACGCAAGGTCGACAAGGGATGA
- a CDS encoding transcriptional repressor, whose amino-acid sequence MKKTRNTRQRGVILDILKASCEHPTAETIYREARRVLPNISLGTVYRNLNFLRDQRAVREIRPSDGGSARFEGMDTPHAHFHCVHCSALLDIPLPPALESIRFEEEEKISAVSLFDLHVIGSCSGCEGAATN is encoded by the coding sequence ATGAAGAAGACCCGGAACACCCGCCAGCGCGGCGTCATCCTCGACATCCTGAAGGCTTCGTGCGAGCACCCCACCGCGGAGACGATCTATCGGGAAGCGCGCAGGGTGCTCCCCAACATCAGCCTGGGGACCGTCTACCGGAACCTGAACTTCCTTCGGGACCAGAGGGCCGTGCGGGAGATCCGGCCCAGCGATGGGGGCTCTGCCCGCTTCGAGGGGATGGACACCCCCCACGCCCACTTCCATTGCGTACACTGCAGCGCGCTGCTCGACATCCCGCTGCCCCCGGCCCTCGAAAGCATCCGTTTCGAGGAGGAGGAGAAGATCTCGGCCGTTTCCCTCTTCGACCTGCACGTCATCGGCTCCTGCTCCGGGTGCGAGGGAGCGGCTACGAACTGA
- a CDS encoding citrate (Si)-synthase produces MAPIAEKADERRSANVSNLKAKLLEKIQAHRPRTTKLVKEQGKIVIDQVTIDQCIGGARDVRCLVTDISYLDPQEGIRFRGKTIPETFAALPKVPGSEYPYVEGFWYFLMTGDVPTKEEALAVAEDFKARSRVPQYVFDVVRAMPRDTHPMTMFSAAILAMQRESLFVKRYNEGMKKTEYWDPMYEDCTNIMAKLPEIAAYIYRMKYKADTPIASDPKLDLGGNFAHMMGFPKPYDDVARMYFILHSDHESGNVSAHTTHLVASALSDAYYSLSAGINGLAGPLHGLANQEVLSWIQEVFGKLGGKLPTEEELKKFLWDTLNSGKVIPGYGHAVLRKTDPRYTSQMEFCQKNLPDYPMFKLVNMIYKVAPDILREHGKAKNPWPNVDAQSGVIQWYYGLTEYDFYTVLFGVGRALGVLANITWDRALGYALERPKSVTTDMLEKWAAEGGRKLA; encoded by the coding sequence ATGGCACCGATCGCAGAAAAAGCCGACGAAAGGAGAAGCGCAAACGTGTCGAACCTAAAGGCGAAGCTCTTGGAGAAGATCCAGGCCCACCGGCCGCGCACGACCAAGCTGGTCAAGGAGCAGGGGAAGATCGTGATCGACCAGGTGACGATCGACCAGTGCATCGGCGGCGCCCGCGACGTCCGCTGCCTCGTGACCGACATTTCCTACCTCGACCCGCAGGAGGGGATCCGCTTCCGCGGCAAGACGATCCCCGAGACGTTCGCGGCGCTGCCCAAGGTGCCGGGGTCCGAGTACCCCTACGTGGAAGGGTTCTGGTACTTCCTGATGACGGGGGACGTGCCGACGAAAGAGGAAGCGCTGGCGGTCGCCGAGGACTTCAAGGCCCGTTCCCGGGTTCCGCAGTACGTGTTCGACGTCGTCCGCGCGATGCCGCGCGACACGCACCCGATGACCATGTTCTCCGCCGCGATCCTTGCGATGCAGCGGGAGTCCCTCTTCGTGAAGCGGTACAACGAGGGGATGAAGAAGACCGAGTACTGGGACCCGATGTACGAGGACTGCACGAACATCATGGCGAAGCTCCCCGAGATCGCGGCGTACATCTACCGGATGAAGTACAAGGCCGACACGCCGATCGCCTCCGACCCGAAGCTCGACCTGGGCGGGAACTTCGCCCACATGATGGGGTTCCCCAAGCCGTACGACGACGTGGCGCGGATGTACTTCATCCTTCACTCCGACCACGAGTCCGGCAACGTCTCCGCGCACACGACGCACCTCGTCGCCTCGGCGCTCTCCGACGCGTACTACTCCCTGTCGGCCGGCATCAACGGGCTGGCGGGCCCCCTCCACGGCCTGGCGAACCAGGAAGTGCTTTCGTGGATCCAGGAGGTGTTCGGGAAGCTGGGCGGGAAGCTCCCGACCGAGGAGGAGCTCAAGAAGTTCCTGTGGGACACGCTGAACAGCGGAAAGGTCATCCCCGGCTACGGTCACGCGGTGCTCCGCAAGACCGACCCGCGGTACACCTCGCAGATGGAGTTCTGCCAGAAGAACCTGCCGGACTACCCGATGTTCAAGCTGGTGAACATGATCTACAAGGTGGCGCCGGACATCCTCCGGGAGCACGGGAAGGCGAAGAACCCGTGGCCGAACGTCGACGCGCAGTCGGGCGTCATCCAGTGGTACTACGGCCTCACCGAGTACGACTTCTACACCGTGCTCTTCGGCGTCGGCCGCGCCCTCGGCGTCCTGGCGAACATCACCTGGGATCGCGCGCTGGGGTACGCGCTCGAGCGCCCGAAGTCGGTCACGACCGACATGCTCGAGAAGTGGGCCGCCGAAGGGGGCCGCAAGCTCGCGTAA
- a CDS encoding homocysteine S-methyltransferase family protein: MAIRDEILLFFDGACGTNLQRMEIPVSAWEGRDGCNEFLNVSAPEIIREWHSSFLSAGATVLETNTFGANAIVLAEYGLADRVTEINRAAVGNAHEAIRRHGGPAYVAGSIGPTTKLPSLGHIAFGPMAEAFAGQARALVEAGADLLILETCQDLLQIKIALVSCFGALERMKRDVPVMVSITIENTGTMLVGTDVAAALAAIEPFPVFSIGLNCATGPEGMTSHLRYLCRHYRGRVSCIPNAGIPQVRDGKTHYPLSPEAFAAQLSAFVRDDGVSIVGGCCGTTPEHIRKLREALEGVAPARRNVVEKPSLSSLYQAAEIRQEIPPFLIGERCNANGSRRFRDLLLADDYPGALRVALEQQEDGAHAVDLCTAYAGRDEKADLSAMVRLFAQSVQIPMVIDSTTPDCIEAALKIHPGRCLVNSVNLEDGGKNLERVCRLAKTYGAAVIALTIHEKGMAMTVEEKVATAREIHDLAVRRYGLRPSDLLFDVLTFTIGSGDATLVDAAANTLAAIRRVKEELPGVFTLLGVSNISFGLSPASRRVLNSVFLHEAIAAGLDAAIIDAGKVLPMSKISDADREVCLDLIHDRRGGGTESPLSAFLRHFSDAKPVKEESAGGENLPAIPPEEELAEKVVAGDKDGLEDLLSILLSRRPPASIINQLLVPAMRRVGDLFGRGEMLLPFVLQSAEVMKRSVDYLAPFMEKAEREEGRRILLATVAGDVHDIGKNLVDIILSNNGYRVFNLGIKVPAETIIEKARELGVDAIGLSGLLVKSALVMRENLPQFAAAGLRVPVLLGGAALTEKFVAQECVPGYPGPVVYCADAFAGLSAMRRIDDGTLSSTVFDTAGTPTAMIPGPRGAAVARDNPVPSPPFLGARHVDRIDPRELFPYVNEQALFRGRWGYRRGKMTAEAYEELVRGKVRPMFEDLKRRGVEENILLPKVAYGWFRAFAEGDTLVVEHDGRSWPFPFPRQKNPPHLCIADYFRTREEGGDVAGFFVATIGEEMARATGELFASDRYHDYLMLHAFGVEVTDALAEYWHEVMRRELGISGDRPAAFSGYVVQEYQGSRYGFGYPSCPDLSAHTAVFELLDPGRIGVTLTESMEMVPEQTTSAIVAHHPQAKYFAV; the protein is encoded by the coding sequence ATGGCGATCCGGGACGAAATCCTCCTGTTTTTCGACGGGGCGTGCGGGACGAACCTGCAGCGGATGGAGATCCCCGTGTCCGCCTGGGAGGGGCGGGACGGGTGCAACGAATTCCTCAACGTTTCCGCACCCGAGATCATCCGGGAGTGGCACTCCTCCTTCCTCTCCGCGGGGGCGACGGTGCTCGAGACGAACACCTTCGGCGCCAACGCGATCGTCCTCGCGGAGTACGGGCTGGCCGACCGGGTGACGGAGATCAACCGGGCGGCGGTCGGAAATGCGCACGAGGCGATCCGCCGGCACGGGGGGCCCGCGTACGTAGCCGGATCCATCGGGCCCACCACGAAGCTCCCGTCGCTGGGACACATCGCCTTCGGGCCGATGGCGGAGGCCTTCGCCGGGCAGGCGAGGGCGCTCGTCGAGGCCGGGGCGGACCTGCTGATCCTCGAGACGTGCCAGGACCTGCTGCAGATCAAGATCGCGCTCGTCTCCTGTTTCGGTGCGCTCGAGCGGATGAAGCGGGACGTCCCCGTGATGGTCTCCATCACGATCGAGAACACCGGGACGATGCTGGTGGGGACCGACGTCGCCGCCGCCCTGGCCGCGATCGAGCCGTTCCCCGTCTTCTCGATCGGGCTGAACTGCGCCACCGGCCCCGAGGGAATGACCTCCCATCTCCGGTACCTTTGCCGCCACTACCGCGGCCGCGTCTCCTGCATCCCCAACGCCGGAATCCCGCAGGTGCGGGACGGGAAGACCCACTACCCTCTCTCCCCCGAGGCGTTCGCCGCGCAGCTTTCCGCCTTCGTTCGCGACGACGGGGTCTCGATCGTCGGCGGGTGCTGCGGCACGACGCCGGAGCACATCCGGAAACTCCGCGAGGCGCTCGAGGGGGTCGCCCCTGCCCGGCGGAACGTGGTGGAGAAGCCGTCGCTTTCCAGCCTCTACCAGGCCGCGGAGATCCGCCAGGAGATCCCGCCGTTCCTCATCGGGGAGCGGTGCAACGCGAACGGCTCGAGGCGGTTCCGGGACCTGCTCCTGGCGGACGACTATCCGGGGGCGCTGCGGGTCGCTCTCGAGCAGCAGGAAGACGGCGCCCACGCCGTGGACCTGTGCACGGCGTACGCGGGGAGGGACGAGAAGGCGGACCTCTCCGCAATGGTCCGGCTCTTCGCGCAGTCGGTCCAGATCCCGATGGTGATCGACTCGACCACCCCCGACTGCATCGAGGCGGCGTTGAAGATCCACCCCGGGAGGTGCCTCGTCAACTCGGTGAACCTCGAGGACGGCGGGAAGAACCTCGAGCGCGTCTGCCGGCTGGCGAAAACGTACGGGGCCGCGGTCATCGCCCTCACCATCCACGAAAAGGGGATGGCAATGACCGTGGAGGAGAAGGTCGCGACCGCGAGGGAGATCCACGACCTCGCCGTGCGCCGGTACGGGCTGCGCCCTTCGGACCTCCTCTTCGACGTCCTCACCTTCACCATCGGATCGGGGGATGCGACCCTCGTCGACGCCGCCGCGAACACCCTCGCGGCGATCCGGCGGGTGAAGGAGGAGCTCCCCGGCGTGTTCACGCTGCTCGGCGTGAGCAACATCTCCTTCGGCCTCTCCCCCGCCTCCCGCCGGGTGCTGAACTCCGTCTTCCTGCACGAGGCGATCGCGGCGGGGCTCGACGCGGCGATCATCGACGCGGGGAAGGTCCTGCCGATGTCGAAGATCTCCGACGCCGACCGGGAAGTCTGCCTGGACCTGATCCACGACCGCCGGGGGGGCGGGACCGAGTCCCCCCTCTCCGCCTTCCTCCGCCATTTCTCGGACGCGAAGCCCGTGAAGGAGGAGTCCGCCGGGGGAGAGAACCTCCCCGCGATCCCTCCGGAAGAGGAACTGGCGGAAAAGGTGGTGGCGGGAGACAAGGACGGACTGGAGGACCTCCTCTCCATCCTCCTGTCGCGCCGGCCGCCGGCGTCGATCATCAACCAGCTGCTGGTCCCGGCGATGCGCCGGGTCGGGGACCTCTTCGGGAGGGGCGAGATGCTCCTCCCCTTCGTCCTCCAGTCCGCCGAGGTGATGAAGCGGTCCGTCGACTACCTCGCCCCCTTCATGGAAAAGGCGGAGCGCGAGGAGGGGCGCCGGATCCTGCTGGCCACCGTCGCCGGGGACGTGCACGACATCGGGAAGAACCTGGTCGACATCATCCTCTCGAACAACGGATACCGCGTGTTCAACCTCGGGATCAAGGTGCCGGCGGAGACGATCATCGAAAAGGCGCGGGAGCTCGGGGTGGACGCGATCGGGTTGTCGGGGCTGCTGGTGAAATCCGCCCTGGTGATGCGGGAGAACCTGCCGCAGTTCGCCGCCGCGGGGCTTCGCGTCCCCGTCCTCCTCGGGGGGGCGGCCCTCACGGAGAAGTTCGTGGCGCAGGAGTGCGTCCCGGGGTACCCCGGGCCGGTGGTCTATTGCGCCGACGCGTTCGCCGGCCTGTCGGCGATGCGGCGGATCGACGACGGGACGCTTTCGTCGACGGTCTTCGACACGGCGGGAACCCCTACCGCCATGATCCCCGGACCCCGGGGGGCGGCCGTCGCCCGGGACAACCCGGTGCCGTCGCCGCCGTTCCTCGGCGCCCGCCACGTCGACCGGATCGACCCGCGGGAACTGTTCCCCTACGTCAACGAGCAGGCCCTCTTCCGCGGACGGTGGGGGTACCGGCGGGGAAAGATGACCGCCGAGGCGTACGAGGAACTGGTCCGGGGGAAGGTCCGCCCGATGTTCGAAGATCTGAAGCGGCGCGGCGTGGAGGAGAACATTCTCCTGCCGAAGGTCGCCTACGGGTGGTTCCGCGCCTTCGCGGAAGGGGACACCCTCGTGGTGGAGCACGACGGGCGCTCGTGGCCCTTCCCCTTTCCCCGGCAGAAGAACCCGCCGCACCTGTGCATCGCGGACTATTTCCGGACGCGGGAAGAGGGGGGGGACGTCGCCGGTTTCTTCGTGGCGACCATCGGGGAGGAGATGGCCCGGGCGACGGGGGAGCTCTTCGCGTCCGACCGGTACCACGACTACCTGATGCTCCACGCCTTCGGGGTCGAGGTCACCGACGCCCTGGCCGAGTACTGGCACGAGGTCATGCGTCGCGAGCTCGGAATCTCCGGGGACCGGCCGGCCGCCTTCTCCGGATACGTCGTCCAGGAGTACCAGGGGTCCCGCTACGGCTTCGGGTACCCCTCCTGCCCGGACCTCTCCGCGCACACGGCGGTGTTCGAGCTGCTCGACCCGGGCCGGATCGGCGTGACGCTCACCGAGTCGATGGAGATGGTGCCCGAGCAGACCACCTCGGCGATCGTCGCCCACCACCCCCAGGCGAAATATTTCGCGGTGTAG
- a CDS encoding rubredoxin, with amino-acid sequence MKKYICANCGYIYDPAAGDPMNGIPPGTAFDELPPGWVCPMCYAAKSQFDELE; translated from the coding sequence ATCAAGAAATATATCTGCGCGAACTGCGGTTACATCTACGATCCGGCGGCCGGGGATCCGATGAACGGAATCCCGCCGGGAACGGCGTTCGACGAACTGCCCCCGGGGTGGGTCTGCCCGATGTGCTACGCCGCGAAATCGCAGTTCGACGAACTGGAGTAG
- a CDS encoding bifunctional homocysteine S-methyltransferase/methylenetetrahydrofolate reductase, producing the protein MKKAPLIFDGAMGTVIYDRGVFINTCYDELCLTNPKLILQIHRDYVEAGAEVIETNTFGANPIRLKPYGLAEKTETINRAGVRLAREAAGEEIFVAGSVGPCTESRQRMPDAFAPEVEAAFRTQMGALAAEGVDLFLLETFSNLNELQLAARVAREFGKPVLASFVLNDRGETALGMRAETMASALSGDGNVDIVGINCGTGPSGAFDALQALLPHTGKPVVVMPNAGMPREISGRVMYLTSPEYFTEYAKKYIELGVRGVGGCCGTTPAHIRMAARAVKPLRVGKRRVEVKPLLRQESLVYAVPTERKSRLAEKLCAGEKVTSVELVPPKSSDMTALLDRARKCAEAGVDAINIPDGPRASARVSPMISALTILQQVGIEPILHYCCRDRNLIGMQSDLLGGYAAKLANFLIITGDPPKLGEYPDVTGVFDVDAIGLVQVAANLNRGLDIGGNPIDPPTGLFIGVGANPCAVDLPREIERYFRKIDAGAEFAITQPVFDPEALLRFLDRVETYRRKIPVLAGVWPLLSFKNAEFMNNEVPGVVVPKAILERMSRCRTREDGRKAGIEIARGIVERISDRVNGFQVSAPMGHVDTALAVLGK; encoded by the coding sequence ATGAAGAAGGCGCCGCTCATCTTCGACGGCGCAATGGGGACGGTGATCTACGACCGCGGGGTGTTCATCAACACCTGCTACGACGAGCTGTGCCTCACGAACCCGAAACTCATCCTCCAGATCCACCGCGACTACGTGGAGGCCGGGGCCGAGGTGATCGAGACGAACACCTTCGGCGCCAACCCGATCCGGCTCAAGCCGTACGGCCTCGCGGAGAAGACGGAGACGATCAACCGCGCCGGCGTCCGGCTGGCGCGGGAGGCGGCCGGGGAGGAGATCTTCGTCGCGGGGTCGGTGGGACCGTGCACCGAGTCCCGGCAGCGGATGCCCGACGCGTTCGCCCCCGAGGTCGAGGCGGCGTTCCGGACCCAGATGGGGGCCCTCGCGGCGGAGGGGGTGGACCTGTTCCTCCTCGAGACCTTCTCCAACCTGAACGAGCTCCAGCTCGCCGCGCGGGTGGCGAGGGAGTTCGGCAAACCGGTCCTCGCCTCCTTCGTCCTCAACGACCGGGGCGAGACCGCGCTGGGGATGCGGGCGGAAACGATGGCGTCGGCCCTTTCCGGCGACGGCAACGTGGACATCGTCGGGATCAACTGCGGCACGGGCCCTTCCGGCGCATTCGACGCGCTCCAGGCGCTCCTCCCCCACACCGGGAAACCGGTGGTCGTCATGCCGAACGCGGGGATGCCCCGGGAGATCAGCGGGCGGGTGATGTACCTGACGAGCCCGGAATACTTCACCGAGTACGCCAAGAAGTACATCGAGCTGGGGGTCCGTGGGGTGGGGGGATGCTGCGGGACGACGCCGGCGCACATCCGGATGGCGGCGCGCGCCGTGAAGCCGCTGCGCGTCGGGAAGCGGCGCGTGGAGGTGAAACCGCTCCTCCGGCAGGAGTCGCTGGTCTACGCGGTACCGACCGAGCGGAAGTCCCGCCTCGCGGAGAAGCTGTGCGCGGGGGAGAAGGTGACGTCGGTGGAGCTCGTCCCGCCGAAATCGAGCGACATGACGGCGCTGCTCGACAGGGCGCGGAAGTGCGCGGAGGCCGGCGTCGACGCGATCAACATCCCCGACGGCCCCCGGGCGAGCGCGCGGGTCTCCCCGATGATCTCCGCCCTCACCATCCTGCAGCAGGTCGGGATCGAGCCGATCCTGCACTACTGCTGCCGCGACCGGAACCTGATCGGGATGCAGTCCGACCTGCTGGGGGGATACGCCGCGAAGCTCGCCAACTTCCTCATCATCACCGGGGACCCGCCGAAGCTCGGGGAGTACCCCGACGTGACCGGCGTCTTCGACGTCGACGCGATCGGGCTGGTGCAGGTGGCGGCCAACCTGAACCGCGGGCTGGACATCGGCGGCAACCCGATCGATCCGCCCACGGGCCTGTTCATCGGGGTGGGCGCCAACCCGTGCGCGGTGGATCTTCCGCGCGAGATCGAGCGGTACTTCCGGAAGATCGACGCGGGGGCGGAGTTCGCCATCACCCAGCCGGTGTTCGATCCCGAGGCGCTGCTGCGGTTCCTCGACCGCGTGGAGACGTACCGGCGGAAGATCCCCGTGCTCGCGGGGGTGTGGCCGCTCCTCAGCTTCAAGAACGCCGAGTTCATGAACAACGAGGTCCCCGGCGTGGTCGTGCCGAAGGCGATCCTCGAACGGATGTCCCGGTGCAGAACCCGTGAGGACGGCCGGAAGGCGGGGATCGAGATCGCCCGCGGGATCGTCGAGAGGATCTCGGACCGCGTGAACGGCTTCCAGGTGAGCGCCCCGATGGGGCACGTCGATACGGCGCTGGCGGTTCTCGGAAAATAA